A genomic region of Fusarium falciforme chromosome 4, complete sequence contains the following coding sequences:
- a CDS encoding Translation initiation factor RLI1 — MSDKLTRIAIVNSDKCRPRKCRQECKKSCPVVRSGKLCIEVTPESRLAFISESLCIGCGICPKKCPFDAITIINLPTNLESQVTHRYGPNSFKLHRLPMPRPGQVLGLVGTNGIGKSTALKILSGKLKPNLGRHDNPPDWEDVIKHFRGSELQNYFTKLLEDDLKAVVKPQYVDQIPKAVRGPKKSVRFLIESRASLGNMEEVANVLELNHIMDRDVNLLSGGELQRFAIGTVAVQKADVYMFDEPSSYLDVKQRLSAALIIRSLLRDDDYVIVVEHDLSVLDYLSDYICVLYGRPAVYGVVTLPHSVREGINIFLDGHIPTENLRFRDESLTFRIAEGTDDFAIDKSRAFTYPKMEKTLGNFKLNIDAGDFTDSEIIVMMGENGTGKTTFCRLLAGALKPDSKKSVPEMRISMKPQTITPKFDGTVRQLFFKKIKQAFLSPQFQTDVVKPLKLDDFIDQEVKNLSGGELQRVAIVLALGIPADIYLIDEPSAYLDSEQRIIASRVIKRYIMHSKKTAFIVEHDFIMATYLADRVIVFDGQPGINSHANKPESLLTGCNTFLKNLDVTFRRDPTNYRPRINKNGSQLDQEQKLGGNYFFLEENPDQS, encoded by the exons ATGTCGGACAAGCTCACACG TATCGCCATCGTCAACAGCGACAAG TGTCGCCCGCGAAAATGTCGTCAAGAGTGCAAAAAGTCGTGTCCCGTCGTCCGTAGCGGAAAGCTCTGTATCGAAGTCACTCCCGAGTCTCGCCTCGCCTTCATCTCCGAGTCGCTCTGCATCGGTTGTGGTATCTGCCCCAAGAAGTGCCCCTtcgatgccatcaccatcatcaacctgccCACCAACCTCGAGAGCCAGGTCACCCACCGTTATGGTCCCAACAGCTTCAAGTTGCATCGCCTGCCGATGCCCCGGCCGGGACAGGTCCTGGGTCTTGTCGGAACCAACGGTATTGGCAAGAGTACCGCTCTCAAGATTCTGAGCGGCAAGCTTAAGCCCAACTTGGGCCGACACGACAACCCCCCCGACTGGGAGGACGTCATCAAGCACTTCCGTGGCTCCGAGCTGCAGA ACTACTTCACCAAGCTTCTGGAGGATGACCTCAAGGCCGTCGTCAAGCCCCAGTATGTGGACCAGATCCCCAAGGCTGTCAGGGGCCCCAAGAAGAGCGTGCGATTCCTGATCGAGAGCCGTGCCTCGCTGGGCAACATGGAAGAGGTCGCCAATGTCCTGGAGCTGAACCACATCATGGACCGAGATGTTAACCTCCTCTCTGGTGGTGAGCTTCAGCGTTTTGCCATCGGAACTGTTGCTGTCCAGAAGGCCGATGTCTACATGTTCGACGAGCCTTCTTCCTACCTCGATGTCAAGCAGCGACTGAGTGCTGCCTTGATTATTCGCTCTCTCCTCCGAGACGACGACTACGTCATTGTCGTCGAGCACGATCTGTCTGTTCTCGACTACCTCTCCGACTACATCTGCGTCTTGTACGGTCGCCCCGCCGTTTACGGTGTCGTTACCCTGCCCCACTCGGTCCGTGAGGGTATCAACATCTTCCTTGATGGTCACATCCCCACCGAGAACTTGCGATTCCGTGACGAGTCCCTGACTTTCCGTATCGCCGAGGGTACCGACGACTTTGCCATCGACAAGTCCCGCGCCTTCACCTAccccaagatggagaagactCTCGGAAACTTCAAGCTCAACATTGACGCTGGTGACTTCACCGACTCGGAGATTATCGTCATGATGGGTGAGAACGGTACCGGAAAGACCACCTTCTGCCGTCTCTTGGCCGGTGCCCTCAAGCCCGACAGCAAGAAGTCGGTGCCTGAGATGAGAATCAGCATGAAGCCCCAGACCATCACCCCCAAGTTCGACGGTACTGTCCGCCagctcttcttcaagaagatcaagcagGCCTTCCTGTCTCCTCAGTTCCAGACCGATGTCGTCAAGCCTCTCAAGCTCGACGACTTTATTGACCAGGAAGTCAAGAACCTGTCCGGTGGTGAATTGCAGCGTGTCGCCAttgtccttgccctcggTATCCCCGCTGATATCTACCTGATCGACGAGCCTTCTGCCTACCTCGATTCCGAGCAGCGTATCATTGCCTCGCGAGTCATCAAGCGATACATCATGCACTCCAAGAAGACGGCCTTCATCGTCGAGCACGATTTCATCATGGCTACCTATCTCGCCGACCGTGTCATTGTCTTTGACGGCCAGCCCGGTATCAACTCTCATGCCAACAAGCCCGAGTCCCTCCTCACCGGCTGCAACACCTTCTTGAAGAACCTCGACGTCACCTTCCGTCGTGATCCTACCAACTACCGACCTCGTATCAACAAGAACGGATCTCAGCTCGACCAGGAGCAGAAGTTGGGTGGCAACTAC TtcttcctcgaggagaaTCCCGATCAGAGCTAA